A window of Campylobacter pinnipediorum subsp. pinnipediorum contains these coding sequences:
- a CDS encoding bifunctional 3,4-dihydroxy-2-butanone 4-phosphate synthase/GTP cyclohydrolase II has product MKFQKVRQAIQDLQNGKMIVMVDDEDRENEGDLVFPAALSDMQKVNFAITHAKGVLCLAMDQENAKRLDLPLMVSKNTSSHETAFTITIDAKEVTTGVSAYERDFTMRLAANPLSKPDDFVRPGHIFPLIAKNGGVLERTGHTEGSVDICKLAGLAPMAAICEIVKEDGTMARRDYLEEFCAKYDLNMVSVSELVEYRLNSESLITVESSSDSSLFDFECKKYEIKDHKNLTHVAFTFGKINPQTSVKFQKIAKDYELLSSLKFDEFVQSIKYLKENGGILVFLDSEKNEANTKDYGIGAQILKYFRVKDIELLSSSKNKEFVGISGFGLNITSYK; this is encoded by the coding sequence ATGAAATTTCAAAAAGTAAGACAAGCCATACAGGATTTACAAAATGGTAAAATGATTGTTATGGTTGATGATGAAGATAGAGAAAATGAAGGGGATTTGGTTTTTCCAGCAGCATTAAGCGATATGCAAAAGGTAAATTTTGCAATCACTCATGCAAAAGGTGTATTATGCCTTGCAATGGATCAAGAAAATGCAAAAAGGCTAGATCTACCACTTATGGTTTCCAAAAACACATCTAGCCATGAAACAGCTTTTACAATAACAATAGATGCAAAAGAGGTAACAACAGGAGTTAGCGCATATGAAAGAGATTTTACTATGAGACTTGCTGCAAATCCTCTTTCAAAACCTGATGATTTTGTAAGGCCTGGACATATATTTCCACTTATAGCAAAAAATGGAGGGGTTCTTGAAAGAACAGGACACACAGAAGGCTCTGTTGATATATGCAAACTCGCAGGACTTGCACCAATGGCCGCAATATGCGAGATAGTAAAAGAAGATGGGACTATGGCTCGCAGGGATTATTTAGAAGAGTTTTGTGCCAAATATGATTTAAACATGGTTTCTGTTTCTGAGTTGGTTGAATATCGTTTAAATAGTGAAAGCCTGATAACTGTAGAAAGCTCAAGTGATTCTTCATTGTTTGATTTTGAATGCAAAAAATATGAAATCAAAGATCACAAAAACCTAACACATGTTGCATTTACATTTGGAAAAATAAATCCACAAACAAGTGTTAAATTTCAAAAAATCGCAAAAGACTATGAACTTCTAAGCTCTTTGAAATTTGATGAGTTTGTGCAAAGTATAAAATACCTAAAAGAAAATGGTGGAATTTTAGTATTTTTAGATAGTGAAAAAAATGAGGCAAACACAAAAGACTATGGCATAGGAGCACAAATTTTAAAATATTTTAGAGTAAAAGATATAGAACTACTTAGTTCTAGCAAAAACAAAGAATTTGTCGGTATAAGCGGTTTTGGCTTAAACATAACATCTTACAAATAA
- a CDS encoding cytochrome C yields the protein MKKLLLSSLLICFLYANSEVYTDVVKPVFADTKATKSIGRLLPTNGVKILEKNGDMLKLEVKGYQNPDVKNVIYFNDSERIFTLALSKTAKIDIKVIEEGKNGKWNLVKTEVFAKDGGFSSDLEPIFNKAKNIYENNCGTCHSLHKPTSYKANQWPSLLKSMLSRTAIDKKDEWLVIQYLQKNASDKNAK from the coding sequence ATGAAAAAACTACTACTTTCATCACTATTAATATGTTTTTTATATGCAAATAGTGAAGTTTATACAGATGTTGTAAAACCGGTGTTTGCTGATACAAAGGCTACAAAATCAATAGGCAGACTACTTCCAACAAATGGTGTTAAAATTTTAGAAAAAAATGGAGACATGCTAAAATTAGAGGTTAAAGGCTATCAAAACCCTGATGTAAAAAATGTAATATACTTCAATGACTCTGAGCGTATTTTTACACTTGCTTTATCAAAAACAGCAAAAATAGACATAAAAGTCATAGAAGAAGGAAAAAATGGTAAATGGAATCTAGTAAAAACAGAAGTTTTTGCAAAAGATGGCGGTTTTAGCAGTGATTTAGAGCCAATATTTAATAAGGCCAAAAACATTTACGAAAACAATTGTGGCACCTGCCACTCGCTTCATAAACCAACAAGCTATAAGGCAAATCAGTGGCCTAGCTTATTAAAATCAATGCTAAGCAGAACAGCTATTGATAAAAAAGATGAGTGGCTTGTTATACAATACCTTCAAAAAAACGCATCAGATAAAAACGCTAAATAA
- a CDS encoding molybdopterin-dependent oxidoreductase, with protein sequence MMQRRDALKLGGLVASMPLISNVTALNLMADELNTGLIKNGKVLTGAHWGMLEVDVKEGKIIGSKPYQKTSEIYNPLQYYTQDMVYKTRVKYPMVRKSYLENPDNPKPELRGKDEWVRVKYEDAIKLVANELKKTRKQKGNTAVFAGSYGWKSSGNVHNSRILLHRFMNLSGGFVGSLGDYSTAASQIIMPHVVGSIEVYEQQTSWPVVLESSQVVVIWGANPLSTLRIAWTSTDEQGFKYLEQLKKSNKKVIIIDPIRSETAQYFDKAEWIAPRPNTDVALMMGIAHYLYTNNKYDKDFIQDYTVGFDKFIPYLTGKEDGVAKDVKWASKISGISEEKIKQLAETFFNNRTMLMSGWGMQRAQHGEQPHWMLVTLASMLGQIGLEGGGFGLSYHYSNGGAPTTKGGVIGGVNSASVGNFNKKGEFIGTNSGAFDKNGRFVAKANTDNGTGQSWLQEATKYAFPVARIADALLNPGKTIDHNGKKITYPDIDFIYWVGGNPFVHHQNTNKLRKAWQKPRTIVVNEPYWTPTAKMADIVFPVTTAYERNDITMTGDYSNMNIVPMKQVVEKFEESKDDYQIFSDLSKAYDDRLAIAYTDNGKTEFDWIKQYYDGAYKQVKSIPDLYTEMKPFEEFWNENKPVTFSSTPESESWVRFGDFREDPILNALGTPSGLIEIYSETIENMNYDDCKPHPTWFEPIEWLGMKNKPAQFHMLSPHPADRLHSQLSHTSLRDKYSITDREPIWINEKDASKLGIKTGDLVRVFNQRGQILAGALVTNNVSQGVVKLAEGAWYDPDKNGLCKNGCANVLTLDIPTSKLANGNISHTALVNIEKFKGEAPKLTAFSNPDII encoded by the coding sequence ATCATGCAAAGACGAGATGCTTTAAAATTAGGTGGTTTAGTTGCTAGTATGCCATTAATTTCAAATGTAACGGCTTTAAATTTAATGGCAGATGAGCTAAATACTGGTCTTATAAAAAATGGAAAAGTTCTAACTGGTGCTCACTGGGGAATGCTTGAAGTTGATGTTAAAGAGGGAAAAATAATTGGCTCAAAACCATATCAAAAAACAAGCGAAATTTATAATCCACTTCAATACTACACACAAGATATGGTTTATAAAACTCGTGTCAAATACCCTATGGTAAGAAAAAGTTACCTTGAAAATCCAGACAACCCAAAACCCGAACTTAGGGGCAAAGATGAGTGGGTAAGAGTTAAATATGAAGATGCGATTAAACTTGTTGCAAACGAGCTTAAAAAAACAAGAAAGCAAAAAGGCAACACAGCTGTATTTGCAGGAAGTTACGGATGGAAATCAAGTGGAAATGTTCACAATTCAAGAATTTTATTACATAGGTTTATGAATTTAAGCGGTGGGTTTGTTGGGTCTTTAGGGGATTATTCTACTGCTGCATCGCAAATCATAATGCCGCACGTAGTGGGAAGCATAGAAGTTTATGAACAACAAACAAGTTGGCCTGTGGTGTTAGAAAGTTCACAGGTAGTCGTTATCTGGGGAGCAAATCCTTTATCAACACTAAGAATTGCATGGACTTCAACAGATGAACAAGGCTTTAAATATCTAGAACAACTCAAAAAAAGCAACAAAAAAGTAATAATAATAGACCCTATAAGATCAGAAACAGCACAGTATTTTGACAAAGCTGAATGGATAGCACCAAGACCAAACACAGATGTAGCCTTAATGATGGGTATAGCACACTATCTATATACAAACAACAAATACGATAAAGATTTTATACAAGATTATACAGTTGGTTTTGATAAATTTATACCTTATTTAACTGGCAAAGAAGATGGTGTAGCAAAAGATGTAAAATGGGCAAGTAAAATAAGCGGAATAAGCGAAGAAAAGATAAAACAACTAGCTGAAACATTTTTTAACAATAGAACAATGCTTATGAGTGGCTGGGGAATGCAAAGAGCACAACACGGAGAACAACCACATTGGATGCTTGTTACACTAGCTTCCATGCTTGGGCAAATAGGTCTAGAAGGTGGCGGGTTTGGTCTTAGTTATCACTATTCAAACGGTGGTGCACCTACTACCAAAGGTGGTGTTATAGGTGGTGTAAATAGTGCAAGTGTTGGAAATTTTAATAAAAAAGGCGAGTTTATAGGAACAAATAGTGGTGCTTTTGATAAAAATGGAAGATTTGTAGCAAAAGCAAATACAGACAATGGCACCGGACAAAGTTGGCTACAAGAAGCGACAAAATATGCGTTTCCTGTGGCAAGAATAGCCGATGCATTACTAAATCCAGGAAAAACAATAGATCATAACGGCAAAAAAATAACCTACCCTGATATAGACTTTATATACTGGGTTGGTGGTAATCCTTTTGTTCATCATCAAAATACAAATAAACTAAGAAAAGCTTGGCAAAAACCAAGAACCATTGTTGTAAATGAACCGTATTGGACACCAACAGCAAAAATGGCTGACATAGTTTTCCCTGTAACGACAGCTTATGAAAGAAACGATATAACTATGACTGGGGATTATTCAAATATGAATATAGTTCCTATGAAACAAGTTGTTGAAAAATTTGAAGAGTCAAAAGATGATTATCAAATCTTTTCTGACCTATCAAAAGCATACGATGATAGATTAGCAATAGCATATACAGATAATGGAAAAACAGAATTTGACTGGATCAAACAATATTACGATGGGGCATATAAACAAGTAAAATCAATACCTGATTTATATACAGAAATGAAACCATTTGAAGAATTTTGGAATGAAAATAAACCGGTAACATTTTCATCAACTCCTGAAAGCGAATCTTGGGTTAGATTTGGCGACTTCAGAGAGGATCCGATATTAAATGCTCTTGGAACACCATCTGGGCTTATTGAAATTTATTCTGAAACTATAGAAAATATGAACTATGATGATTGTAAACCTCATCCAACTTGGTTTGAACCAATAGAATGGCTTGGAATGAAAAACAAACCAGCACAATTTCATATGCTAAGCCCACACCCAGCAGATAGACTTCACTCTCAGCTTAGTCACACATCTTTAAGAGACAAATACTCAATAACAGATAGAGAGCCTATATGGATAAATGAAAAGGATGCATCAAAACTTGGAATAAAGACTGGGGATTTGGTTAGGGTATTTAATCAAAGGGGACAAATTTTAGCCGGTGCTCTTGTAACAAATAATGTATCTCAAGGCGTAGTAAAACTAGCCGAAGGTGCTTGGTATGACCCTGATAAAAACGGACTTTGCAAAAATGGTTGTGCAAATGTGCTAACTCTTGATATCCCTACATCAAAACTAGCAAATGGAAATATATCCCACACAGCACTTGTAAATATTGAGAAATTTAAAGGAGAAGCTCCAAAGCTTACAGCTTTTAGCAACCCTGATATAATATAA
- a CDS encoding DUF2798 domain-containing protein, which yields MISKKYYRYIHSLFMALFMTTFMSGILSYINLGLVDGFLKIWISGQIKAFVVAYPTILIISPFVARMANKICSKD from the coding sequence ATGATATCAAAAAAATATTATAGATATATTCATTCATTATTTATGGCATTATTTATGACAACATTTATGTCGGGAATTCTTAGTTATATAAATTTAGGCTTAGTTGATGGATTCTTAAAAATTTGGATATCTGGCCAAATAAAAGCATTTGTTGTTGCTTATCCTACAATACTTATTATTTCTCCTTTTGTTGCAAGAATGGCAAATAAAATTTGCAGTAAAGATTAA
- a CDS encoding molybdopterin-dependent oxidoreductase, with protein sequence MSISRRNFLKSSAATALAITANPVLAKDENIKTIPHASNLGAFYADVKDGKIVKIRSQVSDKDPKFPGNEAWIDRVYSDTRVKYPCVRKSYLEGKNSPELRGKEEFVRVSWDEAMKLIVDKLKTLKPEEIHNASYSGWGHPGLLHNCGAVAGRFFNTSIGGAVGTDGEYSNGAAGKVNATIMGDLEVYSLQTSHEVILENTKVYVMWGADLLKCNQIDYKIANRGNNPYYDKYEKSGIKFITIDPQYTEIANRFGAEWIKIRPNTDVALMLGMAHYLYTSKQYDKEFIEKYTFGFDKFLPYLLGKTEDKVEKTPAWAAKITGVDEKIIKALADTFVKNRTFLAGNWSMQRAHHGEQADWMLMVLAAMIGQVGLPGGGFGFSMHYSGGGQAFSGAMLPGGLPQGKNKVDVSIPASRISEAILNPGKKINFKGGHMTYPDLKMLYITGATLLGHHPNTNELIKAIRTLDTVVVHEPWWTPMAKMADIVLPSTTPLERDDISYGGSYSQDYVYAMKKVIEPLWEARNDYDVFADMAKMISDKAHRKFTGNKTKEERIKGLYDKSDCPNYMSFEEFWDKGYLYFEPDEDAKKFVRHAKFREDPVTNKLATETGKIQIFSQKFADFKLEDFKGHPIWLEPAEWLGDEEKTEKYPLHVLSPHPKYRIHSQLDNSFVRKAYKVTNREPVVINDEDAKKFGIKDGDVVEVYNDRGAILCGAVVSKNIMQGVIAVEEGAWYDPENVNDEKPRCKAGHVNLLTTSIPTSTMAQATSVNTCLAAIRKVDAKAYEGVKAPKVKGA encoded by the coding sequence ATGTCAATTTCAAGAAGAAATTTCTTAAAATCATCTGCAGCAACAGCACTTGCAATTACAGCAAATCCTGTTTTAGCAAAAGATGAAAATATAAAAACAATACCACATGCTTCAAACCTAGGTGCTTTTTATGCTGATGTAAAAGATGGAAAAATAGTAAAAATCCGCTCACAAGTATCAGACAAAGATCCAAAATTCCCAGGAAATGAAGCTTGGATAGATAGAGTTTATTCAGATACTAGGGTAAAATATCCTTGCGTTAGAAAAAGCTACTTAGAAGGCAAAAACTCACCAGAACTTCGCGGAAAAGAAGAGTTTGTTCGCGTTAGTTGGGACGAGGCAATGAAACTTATAGTAGATAAACTAAAAACGCTTAAACCAGAAGAGATACACAATGCAAGCTATAGTGGCTGGGGACACCCTGGTCTTTTACACAACTGCGGTGCGGTAGCTGGAAGATTTTTTAACACTTCTATCGGCGGAGCAGTTGGAACTGATGGCGAATACAGCAACGGTGCGGCTGGTAAAGTAAATGCAACTATCATGGGTGATTTAGAAGTTTATTCACTTCAAACATCTCACGAGGTTATACTTGAAAATACAAAAGTATATGTTATGTGGGGTGCTGATTTGTTAAAGTGTAATCAAATTGATTATAAAATTGCAAATCGTGGGAATAACCCATATTATGATAAGTATGAAAAATCAGGTATAAAATTTATAACAATTGACCCTCAATACACCGAAATAGCAAACCGTTTTGGTGCTGAGTGGATTAAAATTCGCCCAAATACCGATGTTGCTTTAATGCTTGGTATGGCTCACTATCTTTATACAAGCAAGCAATATGACAAAGAATTTATAGAAAAATATACATTTGGTTTTGATAAATTCTTACCTTATCTACTTGGAAAAACAGAAGATAAAGTAGAAAAAACTCCAGCTTGGGCTGCTAAAATAACAGGCGTAGATGAAAAAATCATAAAAGCACTTGCTGATACATTTGTAAAAAATAGAACATTCCTAGCTGGTAACTGGTCTATGCAAAGAGCTCATCACGGCGAACAAGCTGACTGGATGCTTATGGTTCTTGCAGCTATGATAGGACAAGTTGGCTTACCTGGCGGTGGATTTGGTTTTTCAATGCATTATAGTGGTGGCGGACAAGCATTCTCTGGCGCTATGCTTCCTGGAGGCTTACCACAAGGCAAAAATAAAGTAGATGTAAGTATACCTGCATCTCGTATTAGTGAAGCAATCTTAAATCCTGGCAAGAAGATAAACTTCAAAGGCGGGCATATGACATATCCTGATCTAAAAATGCTATATATCACAGGTGCTACACTACTAGGACACCATCCAAATACAAACGAACTTATAAAAGCCATACGCACACTTGATACAGTTGTAGTTCATGAGCCTTGGTGGACGCCTATGGCAAAAATGGCTGATATAGTTTTACCATCTACAACTCCACTTGAAAGAGATGATATAAGCTATGGTGGCTCATACTCACAAGATTATGTTTATGCGATGAAAAAAGTAATAGAACCATTATGGGAAGCTAGAAACGACTATGATGTATTTGCTGATATGGCTAAGATGATAAGCGACAAAGCACATCGTAAATTTACAGGCAACAAGACAAAAGAAGAGAGAATCAAAGGGTTATATGATAAGAGCGATTGCCCTAATTATATGAGTTTTGAAGAGTTTTGGGATAAAGGTTATCTTTATTTTGAGCCTGATGAAGATGCTAAAAAATTCGTTCGCCATGCTAAATTTAGAGAAGATCCAGTTACAAACAAACTTGCTACTGAAACTGGCAAAATACAAATTTTCTCTCAAAAATTTGCTGATTTTAAACTAGAAGATTTCAAAGGTCACCCAATCTGGCTAGAACCAGCTGAATGGCTTGGAGATGAAGAAAAAACTGAAAAATACCCGCTTCACGTGCTAAGCCCACATCCAAAATACAGAATCCACTCTCAGCTTGATAACTCATTTGTAAGAAAAGCTTATAAAGTTACAAACAGAGAGCCTGTTGTTATAAATGACGAAGATGCCAAAAAATTCGGAATCAAAGATGGTGATGTTGTAGAAGTTTACAATGATAGAGGCGCTATCTTGTGTGGTGCAGTTGTAAGCAAAAATATCATGCAAGGCGTTATAGCTGTTGAGGAAGGCGCTTGGTATGATCCAGAAAATGTAAACGATGAAAAACCAAGATGTAAAGCAGGACATGTAAACTTACTTACTACATCTATACCTACATCAACTATGGCTCAAGCTACATCTGTAAATACTTGCTTGGCTGCGATTAGAAAAGTTGATGCAAAAGCATATGAAGGTGTAAAAGCACCTAAAGTAAAAGGAGCATAA
- a CDS encoding DUF2325 domain-containing protein, producing MSVLVIGADEITPIKAVLHDLGAQKIEHWDARNENRVNRKPIPQDTKCVVMLTSFLNHNTMKTIKTQAKKRNIPIVCAKRSVSCVFCEYCKVFGLDREFGCKKEF from the coding sequence ATGTCAGTTTTAGTTATAGGTGCAGATGAAATTACTCCGATAAAGGCTGTTTTGCATGACCTTGGCGCACAAAAGATAGAGCACTGGGATGCAAGAAATGAGAATAGAGTAAATAGAAAGCCTATTCCTCAAGATACTAAATGTGTTGTCATGCTTACAAGTTTTTTAAATCATAATACAATGAAAACTATAAAAACTCAAGCTAAAAAGAGAAATATTCCTATAGTTTGTGCAAAAAGAAGTGTTAGTTGCGTATTTTGCGAATATTGTAAGGTTTTTGGTTTGGATAGGGAATTTGGATGCAAAAAGGAATTTTAA
- the fldA gene encoding flavodoxin FldA, translating to MMVGIIYGSSMGNTEEVANFISENLGLENEVVNVSDADADKINGYDKLILATSTWGSGDLQDDWDAFDFSGLSLNGKTVALFGLGDSESYSDDYCSGMGKLYDEVVKAGAKVVGGVSTDDYTFDESEAVRDGKFVGLALDAENESDKTEARVLAWIETIKSELA from the coding sequence ATAATGGTAGGAATAATATACGGAAGCAGCATGGGAAATACTGAAGAGGTTGCAAATTTTATTTCTGAAAATTTGGGTCTTGAAAATGAAGTTGTAAATGTAAGCGATGCTGATGCTGATAAAATAAATGGATACGATAAATTAATACTTGCTACATCAACTTGGGGTAGTGGCGATTTACAAGATGATTGGGATGCTTTTGATTTCAGCGGTCTATCTCTTAACGGAAAAACAGTTGCACTTTTTGGCCTAGGTGATTCAGAAAGCTATTCTGATGACTATTGCAGTGGCATGGGAAAACTTTACGATGAAGTTGTAAAAGCTGGAGCAAAAGTTGTTGGTGGTGTATCTACGGATGATTATACTTTTGATGAATCTGAAGCTGTGAGAGATGGAAAATTTGTAGGTCTAGCTCTTGATGCTGAAAATGAAAGCGACAAAACAGAAGCTAGAGTTTTAGCTTGGATAGAAACTATCAAATCTGAACTTGCATAA
- a CDS encoding thiamine-phosphate pyrophosphorylase — translation MNNENLYRVIDANLNRLREGIRVVEDICRYGFNNQPISLRLKQIRHQTKIDQTGYINFRDSSNDVLKTSTKSEQKRENLNEILIANLKRAQESSRVLEECFKIIDTGKSELFKKIRYEIYTIEKDIFIN, via the coding sequence ATGAATAACGAAAATCTATACAGAGTTATAGATGCCAATCTAAATAGGCTAAGAGAAGGAATTAGGGTTGTTGAAGACATATGCAGATATGGGTTTAATAACCAGCCTATCTCACTTAGGCTTAAACAGATAAGACACCAAACAAAAATAGACCAGACTGGGTATATAAATTTTAGAGATTCTTCAAACGATGTTCTTAAAACAAGCACAAAATCCGAACAAAAAAGAGAAAACTTGAATGAAATTTTGATCGCAAATTTAAAAAGAGCGCAGGAAAGTTCTAGGGTTTTAGAAGAGTGTTTTAAGATAATAGATACTGGAAAATCTGAGTTATTTAAAAAAATAAGATATGAAATTTATACGATAGAAAAAGATATTTTTATAAATTAA
- a CDS encoding Bax inhibitor-1/YccA family protein: MSLYDRDYARSNEYEQSYAQSSLSTFIKQTYQLFAASLLSATAGAYTGIYFLAATLMQNKILFWGLVIVEFALLFGLMAAKRKAGLNTILLFAFTFISGLTLTPLLYMVLNLPSGASIVAQAFMLTTVAFGGLSIFAMNTKRDFTTMGKMLFIAVVVLIVAGLINIFLGSPIMQLAISSIAAIVFSAFILYDTQNIIKGNYETPVEGAVALYLDFLNLFTSLLQILGILGRDE; encoded by the coding sequence ATGAGTCTATATGATAGAGATTATGCTAGGTCTAACGAATACGAACAAAGTTATGCACAAAGTTCGCTTAGTACATTTATAAAGCAAACATATCAGTTATTTGCAGCTTCTTTACTGTCAGCAACAGCGGGTGCTTATACTGGTATATACTTTTTAGCGGCTACTTTGATGCAAAATAAAATATTATTTTGGGGATTGGTTATAGTTGAGTTTGCTTTGTTGTTTGGTTTAATGGCAGCTAAGAGAAAAGCCGGGTTAAACACCATATTGCTATTTGCATTTACATTTATAAGCGGTCTTACGCTTACGCCTTTGCTCTATATGGTTTTAAATCTTCCGAGCGGAGCCAGCATAGTAGCACAAGCATTTATGCTAACAACAGTAGCTTTTGGCGGACTAAGCATTTTTGCGATGAATACAAAAAGAGATTTTACAACAATGGGTAAAATGCTTTTCATAGCAGTTGTAGTGCTTATAGTTGCAGGACTTATTAATATATTTTTAGGAAGCCCTATAATGCAGCTTGCTATATCTAGTATTGCAGCTATAGTTTTTAGTGCATTTATATTATATGATACACAAAATATTATCAAAGGTAACTACGAAACACCAGTTGAAGGCGCTGTTGCTTTATATTTAGATTTTTTAAATTTATTTACATCTTTATTGCAAATTCTAGGAATACTTGGAAGAGATGAATAA
- a CDS encoding carbonic anhydrase, whose translation MESLLERAVNFMEEGFLEHRDLFESLSNTQNPKVLFVSCADSRVDPNLITKSLPGDLFTIRNIANIVPAYRVSDEFLATTSAIEYALSVLNIKTIIVCGHSNCGGCKALYEDDSKFSSSPNFKSWIKIMQPIKNKVITFGTKDPAKRGWLTERLNVINSIQNLLTYPNVEDEYKAGELEIYGWHYIIETGEIFSYDLKKGSFELLSTK comes from the coding sequence ATGGAATCATTGCTCGAGCGAGCCGTTAACTTTATGGAAGAAGGTTTTTTGGAACATAGGGATCTTTTTGAAAGTTTAAGCAACACGCAAAATCCAAAAGTTTTATTTGTATCCTGCGCTGATTCTAGAGTTGATCCAAATTTAATAACAAAAAGCCTACCAGGAGATTTATTTACAATAAGAAACATAGCCAATATAGTCCCAGCTTATCGAGTAAGTGATGAGTTTTTAGCAACCACTTCGGCTATAGAATATGCTTTGTCTGTATTAAATATTAAAACAATTATTGTTTGCGGACACTCTAATTGTGGTGGATGCAAGGCTTTATACGAGGATGACTCAAAATTTAGTAGCTCTCCAAATTTTAAAAGCTGGATAAAAATCATGCAGCCTATTAAAAATAAAGTAATAACATTTGGCACAAAAGATCCAGCCAAAAGAGGTTGGCTAACAGAAAGATTAAATGTTATAAACTCTATACAAAATTTACTAACATACCCAAATGTTGAAGATGAGTATAAAGCAGGTGAACTAGAAATTTATGGTTGGCATTACATAATAGAAACCGGAGAGATTTTTAGTTATGATTTAAAAAAAGGAAGTTTTGAGCTTCTAAGTACTAAATAA